The Camelus bactrianus isolate YW-2024 breed Bactrian camel chromosome 12, ASM4877302v1, whole genome shotgun sequence genome includes a window with the following:
- the RASD2 gene encoding GTP-binding protein Rhes, with the protein MMKTLSSGNCTISVPAKNSYRMVVLGASRVGKSSIVSRFLNGRFEDQYTPTIEDFHRKVYNIRGDMYQLDILDTSGNHPFPAMRRLSILTGDVFILVFSLDNRESFDEVKRLQKQILEVKSCLKNKTKEAAELPMVICGNKNDHGELCRQVPTTEAELLVSGDENCAYFEVSAKKNTNVDEMFYVLFSMAKLPHEMSPALHRKISVQYGDAFHPRPFCMRRVKDMDAYGMVSPFARRPSVNSDLKYIKAKVLREGQARERDKCTVQ; encoded by the exons ATGATGAAGACCTTGTCCAGTGGGAACTGCACGATCAGCGTGCCCGCCAAGAACTCGTACCGCATGGTGGTGCTGGGCGCCTCGCGGGTGGGCAAGAGCTCCATCGTGTCTCGCTTCCTCAACGGCCGCTTTGAGGACCAGTACACACCCACCATCGAGGACTTCCACCGGAAAGTCTACAACATCCGCGGCGACATGTACCAGCTGGACATCCTGGACACGTCTGGCAACCACCCCTTCCCCGCCATGCGCAGGCTGTCCATCCTCACAG GGGATGTCTTCATCCTGGTGTTCAGCCTGGATAACCGGGAGTCCTTCGACGAGGTCAAGCGCCTCCAGAAGCAGATCCTGGAGGTCAAGTCCTGCCTGAAGAACAAGACCAAGGAGGCGGCGGAGCTGCCCATGGTCATCTGCGGCAACAAGAATGACCATGGCGAGCTGTGCCGCCAGGTGCCCACCACCGAGGCCGAGCTGCTGGTGTCCGGCGATGAGAACTGCGCCTACTTCGAGGTGTCGGCCAAGAAGAACACCAACGTGGACGAGATGTTCTACGTGCTCTTCAGCATGGCCAAGCTGCCGCACGAGATGAGCCCCGCCCTGCACCGCAAGATCTCTGTGCAGTACGGGGATGCCTTCCACCCCAGGCCCTTCTGCATGCGCCGCGTCAAGGACATGGACGCCTATGGCATGGTCTCGCCCTTCGCCCGCCGCCCCAGTGTCAACAGTGACCTCAAATACATCAAGGCCAAGGTCCTCCGGGAGGGCCAGGCCCGCGAGCGGGACAAATGCACCGTCCAGTGA